CGGGGATGTCGAGCGTCGCACCGCGTTCCTCGGCAATCTCCTGAACCATGTCGGGTTGGATGCCGTGGGAGTCGTACAGTTCGATGAGTTCGTCGACCGGGATGGGTTCGCCCTTCTCGGCGTAGTCGTCGGCGAGTTGCTGGACTCTGCGCGACCCGCGTTCGAGCGTCTTGCGGTACTTGCGCTCTTCGCTGCGGACGATGTCGCGGATGGTGTCGCGGTTCTGGTAGTCGAGGCGCTCGGCCTGCATGTCCACGAGTTCGTCGAGCGGTGCGTCTACGCCGAGGTTGTCGACGAGACGCTTGGTCCGCCGAAGCACCATGCGGGCGAGGTAGCCCGTCCCGACGTTCGAGGGGACGATACCGTCACCGAACATGTACGCGAGCGTCCGGCAGTGGTCGGCGATGGCGTAGATGTCTTCGAGCGGGCGAAGCAGGTCGGTCAACTCGTCGGCGTCGACGTCGAGTTCGCCGGCGACTTCGGCGCGCGCGGTGGCGAGGTCGTCGATTTCGTCGATGTCGAGGTGACCCGAGAGCATCGCCGCGCGGTGGATGAGTTGTTCTTCTTCCTCGGAGTGCTCGATACCAGCGTTCTCCTTGAGGAAGTCGATCATGTCGGGGTAGACGGCCTCGTAGACCGTCGGCGTCCCCTGTGAGACCCACGTCCACCGTTCGAGGCCGTAGCCCGTGTCCACGATGTACGTGTCCATCGGCGAGTAGGTGTTGCCGTCTTTGAGTTCGTACTCGCCGTCGGGGTCCTGCTTCATCGACATGAAGACGAGGGTCGCGAGTTCGGCACCGCGGTAGAGAACCTCGAAGGCGGGACCGGCGTTGCCGCCACCGACCCACGGGTCTTCGATGTAGGTGATTTCCGAGATGTCGGCACCGAGCGATTCGAAGAACTCGTCGCAGAGACGGACGGTGTTGTCCTTCCAGTAGACTTCGCCCGAGTAGGCGTACTCGTCGCCGACCTCTTCGCGCGCGTTGAACGCGTGGTGCGCCATCATCTCGAACGCCATCGTGTGGCGCCCGGTCTTGCCCACGTTGTCGATGTCCTGCATGCGGATACAGGGCTGCGAAATGGTCAGTGGGTTCGCCGGTGGCGGCGTCTCGCCGGACGTGACGAGTGGCTGGAAGTCGTAGATAGACGCCTGCGTCAAGAGCACGTCGTCACGCCAGCGGTTCGCGGCGACCGGGTAGGGGTCGATTCGCTCGTGGTCATGTTCTTCGAAGAACGAGAGGAACTTCTCTCGCATCTCTTCGAGGGTGTACTCCTCGTCGAAACCGGGGTTGTCGATGAACGTGTAGTCGTCCGCCGGGGGTTCGCCACACGTCTCTCTGTCTGGGTCTCGTGTCCAGAAGTACACGCCCGTGACGGGGCACTGCTTCCGGTAGAAGCCCTCCTCCTCGAAATAGTCGAGGCGGTACTCCTCTTCGAGTTCACTCATTGCCAAAGTCTGGTCTACCGTCGGGTAAAACAGTTCCGGGAAATAGCCGCAGACGCCCGATTCCAGGCAATACCGCCCACACGGCCCGTGTCGTTCATTTCCCTCCGTGCCAATAGGACAGTATGGAACTCGCATCGGTCCGCCGTCGACCTGCTATCGAACTACTCGCGTGGGTCGTCCTCGCGCAACTCGCGGGTGCAATCGGGAGCGTGTTCACCGTCACCGCGCTCGACTCGTGGTACGGGACACTCGTCCGCCCGTGGTTCGCACCACCGAATTGGGTCTTCGGCCCGGTGTGGGTGACGCTGTTTGCCCTGATGGGCGTCGCCGCATTCCTCGTCTCACGGAGCGACAACCCGCGCAGACGCCGCGCACTCGCGGTGTTCGTCGGCCAACTCGTGGTCAACGTCTCGTGGTCGTTCGCCTTCTTCGGACTCGAGTCGCCAGCGGCCGGCCTCGCCGTCATCGTCGTTCTCCTCGCGGCAATCGTCGCGACGATGCGCGAGTTCGCGCTCGTCGACTGGCGCGCCGCCGCCCTCCTCGTCCCGTATCTCGCGTGGGTCTCGTTCGCGACCGTCCTCAACTATGGCTTCTGGTCACTCAACTGAGCGCCGGAATGCAATCCGGCGGCCGTCTGTCGATTCTTGTGAGTAGAGAACATGCCGCAACGGTTATATTTCTCGTATCCGTCGGGAAAACAGAAACTCGTGCACGCGACTGAACGAACGGTCGTCGTAGACGTGGACTCTGACTGCGACATCGATATCGACCTCGACCTCGGTACTGCGGTTCGAGTCACATCGACGAGTGACGAGTCGGTGTCTTCCGACCCCGACTGTGTCGTCGTCTCCGAGTCGAGCGCCACCGTCTCCGACCGCGTGCCAACCGTCTTGTACACCGACGAGGACCCAACAGACGTCGATTCTCCCGAACGGTTCGACGCCTACGTGCCTCGTGGTGACCTCGATGCCCTCGAAGCACAGATTCGGTGGGTACTTTCACGACACACGACCGACGCACCCTCCGGCCGAGACCGACTCAAACGGCTCTACGAAGGGACGACGACCCTCATCACCGCAGAGACGGTCGACGAGTTGTACGACCGCGCGATCGACCTCGCAGAACACATCCTCGAATTCGACAACACGTCGCTGTTGATTCACGAAGACGACGGGTTCTACATCCGCGCGAACGACCGCGGGATGGAAGGAACCGGTCCGATTCCGACCGACACGGGGATTCTGGGGCGAACCTACCGAACACAGCGGTCCCACCTCGTCGACGACGTTCGCGACCACCCGACGGCCCAACCCGAAGACCCGGCGTATCGGTCGGTCGTGAGCGTTCCGTTGGGAGAGACCGGCGTATTTCAGGCGATTTCGAACGAAGTCGGCGCCTACGACCAGACCGACCTCCGACTGGCGGAACTCCTCGTCTCGTACGTCTCGGAGACCCGAGCACGAATCGAGACGGAGACTGCGATGCGGCACAGTCGGGAGCAAATCGAGCGACTCCATCACGGCGCAACCGAGTTGGCCGCGGCGACGAGTCTCGCAGAGTTGTTCGAGCGAACCGTCGAAATTACCGACGACATCCTCGATTTCCACCTGAGTTACATCGGCGTCGTCGAAGGTGACGAAATTATCCCGACGGCAATCTCCTCTGACGCACCCGAAGACGGGGCCGAACGTGTCTCGATAGAAGACGGAGGGACCGCCGCGAAGACGTACCAAACTGGCGAAACACAACTCGTCTCGGACATCGCCAGCGACGCCGACGCAAAGCCAGTCAAACGGACGTATCGCTCGGGGCTGAGCGTTCCAATCGACGACATCGCCGTGTTTCAGGCCGCGTCGTACGTCCCGAACGCGTTCGACGAGACAGACGTCGAGTTGACCGAGCTGCTCATGGCACACGTCGCCGTCACCGCCGACCGAATTTCGGCAGAGACCAACCTCCGTGAAGAGCGTGACCGGTCGAGCGCCCTCTTCTCACACGTCTCCGACGCGGCAGTCGCCTACGACGTCGAAGACGGGTGTGTCACCGTCCGCGACGTGAATCTCGCGTTCGAAGAAATCTTCGGCTACGACGCAGACGACGTGGTCGGAACCGACCTCCTCGGCAGCATCGTCCCCCCAGAATCTGACTCGGATACTGACGACGCCGATGCCGACGGTGACGAAGACCTGCCAGAACTGTGCGTCGCCACGGGAGAGCGATACCGCGGCGAAGTTCGCCGCTGCACGGGCGACGGAGTCCGTGAGTTCATCTTGAACGTCGTTCCGCTGTCACCCGGCGAAGAGCGCGGGTCTGGGTACGCAATCTACACGGACATCACCGAGCGGAAGGTGCGTGAAGACGAGTTGAAACGACAGAACGAGCGACTCGAAGAGTTCTCGAACATCGTGAGTCACGACCTCCGAAATCCGCTGAGCATCGCGCACGGGAACCTCGAACTCGCCCGCGAGACGG
The genomic region above belongs to Haloferax marinisediminis and contains:
- a CDS encoding TspO/MBR family protein; protein product: MELASVRRRPAIELLAWVVLAQLAGAIGSVFTVTALDSWYGTLVRPWFAPPNWVFGPVWVTLFALMGVAAFLVSRSDNPRRRRALAVFVGQLVVNVSWSFAFFGLESPAAGLAVIVVLLAAIVATMREFALVDWRAAALLVPYLAWVSFATVLNYGFWSLN
- the alaS gene encoding alanine--tRNA ligase, translating into MSELEEEYRLDYFEEEGFYRKQCPVTGVYFWTRDPDRETCGEPPADDYTFIDNPGFDEEYTLEEMREKFLSFFEEHDHERIDPYPVAANRWRDDVLLTQASIYDFQPLVTSGETPPPANPLTISQPCIRMQDIDNVGKTGRHTMAFEMMAHHAFNAREEVGDEYAYSGEVYWKDNTVRLCDEFFESLGADISEITYIEDPWVGGGNAGPAFEVLYRGAELATLVFMSMKQDPDGEYELKDGNTYSPMDTYIVDTGYGLERWTWVSQGTPTVYEAVYPDMIDFLKENAGIEHSEEEEQLIHRAAMLSGHLDIDEIDDLATARAEVAGELDVDADELTDLLRPLEDIYAIADHCRTLAYMFGDGIVPSNVGTGYLARMVLRRTKRLVDNLGVDAPLDELVDMQAERLDYQNRDTIRDIVRSEERKYRKTLERGSRRVQQLADDYAEKGEPIPVDELIELYDSHGIQPDMVQEIAEERGATLDIPDDFYSLVADRHEQADAETVTSEQDERLGDLPATDKLYYDDQERTEFEAVVLDVFEREDGYDVVLDQTMFYPEGGGQPADHGSLSTDDTTVEVTDVQIEGDVVLHRTDDDPGKGEFVRGQLDVERRRRLMRHHTATHVIGHAIRTVLGDHIRQAGASKGVDRSRLDVTHYERITREEVKQIERIANELVMRNIPVKQEWPDRNDAENKYGFDLYQGGIPPGEKIRLIHVGSDVQACGGTHVKRTGDIGAIKVLNTEPVQDGVERVVFAAGDAAIEATQRTEDALYEASDVLDVNPEDVPETAERFFTEWKERGKTIDRLKTELAEVRAASGADEVDIDGTPAVIQRLDSDADELRATANALVEEGKVAVLGSAAGGSAQFVVGVPDGVGINAGQVVGQLAQKVGGGGGGPADFAQGGGPNVDALDDVLDEASDVLKNVLNA
- a CDS encoding GAF domain-containing protein — encoded protein: MDSDCDIDIDLDLGTAVRVTSTSDESVSSDPDCVVVSESSATVSDRVPTVLYTDEDPTDVDSPERFDAYVPRGDLDALEAQIRWVLSRHTTDAPSGRDRLKRLYEGTTTLITAETVDELYDRAIDLAEHILEFDNTSLLIHEDDGFYIRANDRGMEGTGPIPTDTGILGRTYRTQRSHLVDDVRDHPTAQPEDPAYRSVVSVPLGETGVFQAISNEVGAYDQTDLRLAELLVSYVSETRARIETETAMRHSREQIERLHHGATELAAATSLAELFERTVEITDDILDFHLSYIGVVEGDEIIPTAISSDAPEDGAERVSIEDGGTAAKTYQTGETQLVSDIASDADAKPVKRTYRSGLSVPIDDIAVFQAASYVPNAFDETDVELTELLMAHVAVTADRISAETNLREERDRSSALFSHVSDAAVAYDVEDGCVTVRDVNLAFEEIFGYDADDVVGTDLLGSIVPPESDSDTDDADADGDEDLPELCVATGERYRGEVRRCTGDGVREFILNVVPLSPGEERGSGYAIYTDITERKVREDELKRQNERLEEFSNIVSHDLRNPLSIAHGNLELARETGADERFDTAAAALEQMEALIDDLLSLARRGQLVDETKPVNLESVARRAWTTTETADATLTTPENVVLDADKDRLGELLANLFRNAVEHGGEGVHVDVGGIDGGFYVQDDGPGIEPDRRDDVFEPGETTGDDGIGYGLAIVESIADAHGWSAIVTSGTEGGARFEFRG